One genomic segment of Nocardia spumae includes these proteins:
- a CDS encoding alpha/beta hydrolase codes for MAIDKTFIGLPSPAIGRAGAGGHPCQGVYHTPAGRSPKVAVIATHYQIDFSEHYLAEYLAERGFGFLGWNTRFRGDENHFLLDHALVDIGVGVRWLREVAGVETVVLLGNSGGGSLMAAYQSQAVEPNVTPLPGMRLAAGVEELPAGDAYISVAAHLGRPDVLTAWMDGAVVDENDPLKTDPSLDLFEPHNEPPYSAEFVARYRAAQAARNRRITAWVKAELARLTEGGYHDRPFSVFRTWADPRTVDPTLEPTRRRPNSCYAGKPVRANRSVYGIAAASTLRTWLSLWSLDDSQTRAQPHLARIVVPSLVVNADADTGVFPSDAAAIFDGLAGTDKQRHDVHADHYFLEPAGARTELADLMTAWIEKRFA; via the coding sequence ATGGCGATCGACAAGACATTCATCGGACTTCCCTCCCCGGCGATCGGGAGGGCGGGCGCGGGCGGGCACCCGTGCCAGGGCGTCTACCACACCCCGGCGGGTAGATCCCCCAAGGTGGCGGTGATCGCCACCCACTATCAGATCGATTTCTCCGAGCACTATCTCGCCGAATATCTCGCCGAGCGCGGATTCGGTTTCCTCGGCTGGAACACCCGCTTCCGGGGGGATGAGAACCACTTCTTGCTCGATCACGCACTGGTCGACATCGGCGTCGGTGTCCGCTGGCTGCGTGAGGTCGCCGGGGTGGAGACCGTTGTGCTGCTGGGCAATTCCGGCGGTGGGTCGCTGATGGCGGCGTATCAGTCGCAGGCGGTCGAGCCGAATGTGACGCCGCTGCCGGGTATGCGGTTGGCGGCCGGTGTCGAGGAACTGCCCGCCGGCGACGCCTACATCTCCGTCGCCGCGCACCTGGGCCGGCCCGATGTGCTGACCGCGTGGATGGACGGCGCGGTCGTCGACGAGAACGATCCGCTCAAAACCGATCCGTCCCTCGATCTTTTCGAGCCGCACAACGAACCGCCGTACAGTGCGGAATTCGTCGCCCGCTACCGGGCCGCGCAGGCCGCGCGCAACCGGCGCATCACCGCGTGGGTCAAGGCCGAGCTGGCGCGACTGACCGAGGGCGGATATCACGACCGGCCGTTCAGCGTGTTCCGCACCTGGGCCGACCCCCGCACGGTCGACCCGACGCTCGAGCCGACCCGACGCCGGCCGAACAGTTGTTACGCGGGCAAGCCGGTGCGGGCCAACCGCTCCGTCTACGGCATCGCCGCCGCGTCCACCCTGCGCACCTGGTTGAGCCTGTGGAGCCTCGACGATTCCCAGACCCGCGCGCAGCCGCATCTGGCCCGGATCGTGGTGCCGTCGCTGGTGGTCAACGCCGATGCCGACACCGGGGTCTTTCCCAGTGACGCCGCCGCCATCTTCGATGGTCTGGCCGGCACCGACAAACAGCGCCACGATGTGCACGCGGACCACTATTTCCTCGAACCGGCCGGTGCCCGTACCGAACTCGCCGATCTGATGACCGCCTGGATCGAAAAGCGGTTCGCATGA
- a CDS encoding nuclear transport factor 2 family protein, with translation MSESASDASAPADRLDPGLERLAADFIAAVERGDTDEIAERIYAPDAIIWHNSDGVEMTVAQNLATLAWLSATLRDMRYEEVVRMPARDGYVQRHVLRGHCPGGEEITVRACFFVTVAGGRITRIEEYLDTAASADVRRYRPESLTATNP, from the coding sequence ATGAGCGAGAGCGCGAGCGACGCATCGGCGCCGGCCGATCGGCTCGATCCTGGACTGGAGCGGTTGGCCGCGGATTTCATCGCCGCGGTCGAGCGAGGTGATACCGACGAGATCGCCGAGCGCATCTATGCCCCGGACGCGATCATCTGGCACAACAGCGACGGCGTCGAGATGACCGTCGCGCAGAACCTCGCGACGCTGGCCTGGCTGTCGGCAACCCTGCGGGACATGCGCTACGAGGAGGTCGTGCGGATGCCTGCTCGCGACGGCTACGTGCAACGGCACGTCTTGCGCGGACACTGCCCCGGTGGTGAGGAAATCACCGTGCGCGCCTGCTTCTTCGTCACCGTCGCGGGCGGGCGGATCACTCGCATCGAGGAGTACCTGGACACCGCGGCCAGTGCGGACGTGCGCAGATACCGTCCCGAAAGTCTCACCGCGACGAACCCGTAA
- a CDS encoding enolase C-terminal domain-like protein has translation MRITAIVEIPVRLHGDVANALVNFSGHTISLVAVVSDVIRAGKPVAGVAFNSIGRFAQSGILRDRMIPRVLAAQPDSLLDEQNRIDPAEVLRAAMRDEKPGGHGDRAAAASALELACWDLNAKLDDEPAYARIARHFGREPITGGVPVYAAGGYYYPDGGIPRLREEMSGYRDLGYDAYKMKIGGAPLAEDLARIEAVIDIAGAADRVAVDANGRFDLSAATDWGTSLSPYGLRWYEEAGDPLDFDLNRQLTDGYPGPVATGENLFSVQDVTNLVRFGGMRRRHDIFQMDAGLGYGLTEYARMLGVLETHGFDRTFAFPHGGHLLNLHIVVGLGLGGCESYPGVFQPFGGYSEQCVLADGRIAPSDAPGFGLEQKSGLADLITELLA, from the coding sequence ATGCGCATCACCGCGATCGTGGAGATCCCGGTCCGGCTGCACGGCGATGTCGCCAACGCGCTGGTGAACTTCTCCGGCCACACGATCTCGCTGGTCGCTGTGGTCTCGGACGTGATCCGTGCCGGCAAGCCGGTGGCGGGGGTGGCGTTCAACTCGATCGGCCGCTTCGCGCAGAGCGGGATACTGCGCGACCGGATGATCCCGCGTGTCCTTGCGGCACAGCCGGATTCGCTGCTCGACGAACAGAATCGGATCGATCCGGCCGAGGTACTGCGGGCCGCGATGCGAGACGAGAAGCCCGGTGGCCACGGTGACCGGGCGGCGGCGGCGAGTGCGCTGGAACTGGCCTGCTGGGATCTGAACGCCAAACTCGACGACGAACCCGCGTATGCCCGCATCGCACGGCATTTCGGGCGTGAGCCGATCACCGGCGGAGTGCCGGTATACGCCGCCGGCGGGTACTACTACCCGGACGGGGGGATCCCCCGACTGCGCGAGGAGATGAGCGGGTACCGGGATCTGGGGTACGACGCGTACAAGATGAAGATCGGCGGCGCGCCGCTGGCCGAGGACCTCGCGCGGATCGAGGCCGTCATCGATATCGCCGGCGCCGCCGATCGGGTCGCGGTCGACGCGAACGGCCGGTTCGATCTGTCCGCCGCCACCGACTGGGGCACGTCGCTGAGCCCCTACGGGCTGCGCTGGTACGAGGAGGCGGGTGATCCCCTGGACTTCGACCTGAATCGTCAGCTCACCGACGGTTACCCGGGGCCGGTCGCGACCGGAGAGAACTTGTTCTCCGTACAGGACGTGACGAATCTGGTGCGATTCGGCGGCATGCGCCGGCGCCACGACATCTTCCAGATGGATGCCGGACTCGGCTACGGACTGACCGAGTACGCCCGCATGCTCGGCGTCCTCGAAACACATGGCTTCGACCGGACATTCGCGTTCCCGCACGGCGGGCATCTGCTCAACCTGCACATCGTGGTCGGCTTGGGACTCGGCGGCTGCGAGTCCTATCCGGGCGTCTTCCAACCCTTCGGCGGCTACAGCGAGCAATGTGTCCTCGCCGACGGGCGGATCGCGCCGTCGGACGCTCCGGGTTTCGGTCTCGAACAGAAGTCCGGCCTGGCCGATCTCATCACCGAACTGCTGGCGTGA
- a CDS encoding PAS and ANTAR domain-containing protein has product MRRTDPTSTNNARPVVSLAAEVPRVGSFRFWFATRRWEWAEEVYRMHGYAPGEVVPTTELLLAHKHPDDRDEVAKTIARAIELGESFSSRHRFVDTGGGVHQVLVVADRIYDDSGTVTGTTGFYIDLTDTLAETERVTLSAMLPDVIEHRAVIEQAKGVLMYIYRISSTQAFKVLAWRSQETNTKLRDLAAQLVDDLAEAPALQPDAVTAFDHLLLTAHTRIPGTGWR; this is encoded by the coding sequence ATGCGTCGCACCGATCCGACCAGCACCAACAATGCTCGCCCGGTTGTTTCGCTCGCTGCCGAAGTGCCGCGGGTGGGGTCGTTCAGGTTCTGGTTCGCGACGCGGCGCTGGGAGTGGGCGGAGGAGGTCTACCGGATGCACGGCTACGCCCCGGGCGAGGTCGTGCCGACCACCGAACTGCTGCTGGCGCACAAGCATCCCGACGACCGCGACGAGGTCGCCAAGACCATCGCACGGGCGATCGAGCTGGGGGAATCCTTTTCCAGCCGGCACCGCTTCGTCGACACTGGCGGTGGGGTCCATCAGGTGCTGGTGGTCGCCGACCGCATCTACGACGACAGCGGCACGGTCACCGGCACGACCGGCTTCTATATCGATCTGACCGACACCCTCGCCGAGACCGAACGCGTGACCCTGTCCGCGATGCTTCCCGATGTCATCGAACACCGGGCGGTGATCGAGCAGGCCAAGGGGGTGTTGATGTACATCTACCGAATCAGTTCCACGCAGGCGTTCAAGGTGCTGGCTTGGCGTTCACAGGAAACCAACACCAAACTCCGCGACCTGGCGGCCCAGCTCGTCGACGACCTCGCGGAGGCGCCGGCACTGCAACCGGATGCTGTCACCGCCTTCGATCATTTGCTGCTCACCGCCCACACCCGCATACCCGGCACCGGGTGGCGCTGA
- a CDS encoding plasmid stabilization protein: MPKEWTAKQEREYEHIRESEKSRGASDKRAKEIGARTVNKNRARSGQSRSASRSSVQDLSPQRRGGKRSHSGAQGPTYDQLYNEARQRNIDGRSKMNKSQLAHALGRD, encoded by the coding sequence ATGCCGAAGGAATGGACCGCGAAACAGGAACGCGAATACGAGCACATCCGCGAATCGGAGAAGTCTCGCGGTGCGAGCGACAAGCGGGCCAAGGAGATCGGCGCGCGGACTGTGAACAAGAACCGTGCCCGGTCCGGCCAGTCACGCAGCGCCAGCCGATCCTCGGTCCAGGACCTCTCACCGCAGCGCCGGGGCGGGAAACGCTCGCATTCCGGTGCGCAGGGTCCCACCTACGACCAGCTGTACAACGAGGCTCGCCAGCGCAATATCGATGGCCGTTCCAAGATGAACAAGTCTCAGCTCGCCCACGCTCTCGGTCGCGACTGA
- a CDS encoding DUF899 domain-containing protein: MKTPPIVSVNEWETARLELLAQEKEVMRAHDALAAQRRRMPWLAVDKQYTFDGPDGAASLLDLFQGRRQLIVYRAFFEPGVVGWPDHACRGCSMIADHVGNLAHLNARDTTLAFASRAPQPEIEKVKARMGWSPIPWYTITDQFDVDFGVDEWHGTNAFIREGDRVYRTYFINRRGDESFGNTWSYLDMTALGRQENWEDSPEGYPRTPPYEWWNWNDGYAAAVDETGTDWLDRVATAIDGGVAGRGQRQTPHDCCAHPPQ; this comes from the coding sequence ATGAAGACACCGCCGATCGTTTCCGTGAACGAGTGGGAGACAGCGCGTTTGGAGCTACTGGCGCAAGAGAAGGAGGTGATGCGCGCCCACGACGCCCTGGCGGCCCAACGCCGCCGCATGCCGTGGCTGGCCGTCGACAAGCAGTACACGTTCGACGGACCCGACGGCGCGGCGAGTCTGCTCGACCTGTTCCAGGGCCGCCGCCAGCTGATCGTCTATCGCGCATTCTTCGAGCCCGGCGTGGTCGGCTGGCCCGATCACGCCTGCCGCGGCTGCTCGATGATCGCCGACCACGTCGGCAATCTCGCGCACCTCAACGCCCGCGACACCACGCTCGCATTCGCCTCGCGCGCACCGCAACCCGAGATCGAGAAGGTGAAGGCCCGGATGGGCTGGTCACCGATCCCCTGGTACACCATCACCGACCAGTTCGACGTGGACTTCGGCGTCGACGAATGGCACGGCACCAACGCCTTCATCCGCGAGGGCGACCGGGTCTATCGCACGTATTTCATCAACCGGCGTGGCGACGAGTCCTTCGGAAACACCTGGAGCTACCTGGACATGACGGCCCTCGGACGACAGGAGAACTGGGAGGATTCGCCCGAGGGCTACCCTCGGACACCGCCTTACGAGTGGTGGAACTGGAACGACGGATACGCCGCCGCAGTCGACGAGACCGGAACGGACTGGCTGGATCGCGTCGCCACCGCCATCGACGGCGGTGTCGCCGGCCGCGGACAGCGGCAAACACCGCACGACTGCTGCGCACACCCGCCGCAGTGA
- a CDS encoding ArsR/SmtB family transcription factor — MRPDQEAVAEQVFVALADPSRRAILAALASAGPATATDLAARLPITRQAIAKHLTLLSDAGLVTAEPGERRRVRYRLRSAPMQVAQQFLAALARDWDGPLDALKNILDRD, encoded by the coding sequence ATGCGGCCTGACCAGGAGGCGGTTGCCGAGCAGGTCTTCGTAGCCCTGGCGGACCCCAGCCGGCGCGCGATACTCGCGGCGCTGGCCTCCGCCGGGCCCGCCACGGCGACCGACCTGGCGGCTCGGCTGCCGATCACCCGCCAGGCGATCGCCAAACATCTGACGTTGCTGTCCGACGCCGGGCTGGTCACCGCGGAGCCGGGAGAGCGCCGCCGGGTGCGTTACCGATTGCGTTCCGCGCCGATGCAGGTGGCGCAACAATTCCTCGCCGCGCTGGCGCGGGACTGGGACGGCCCGCTCGACGCGTTGAAGAACATCCTCGATCGAGACTGA
- a CDS encoding SRPBCC domain-containing protein, whose amino-acid sequence MGFPDRIERTIELAHPPAKVWAALTTAEGLGTWFGNEAGIELRPGGKAWMRWNEGGHTADMRVERVEEPHVFGFTWHIFGLPEEDPRRTYVEFTLEPVAAGTRLTVVETGFAQLAEDAYKAAFEGNTRGWQNELGELADYLDAA is encoded by the coding sequence ATGGGGTTTCCCGATCGCATCGAACGGACGATCGAGCTGGCGCACCCGCCGGCGAAGGTATGGGCGGCGCTGACCACGGCCGAGGGGTTGGGCACGTGGTTCGGCAACGAGGCCGGCATCGAGCTGCGCCCGGGTGGTAAGGCATGGATGCGCTGGAACGAAGGAGGCCACACCGCGGACATGCGGGTGGAACGGGTCGAGGAACCGCACGTATTCGGGTTCACCTGGCACATTTTCGGGCTTCCCGAGGAAGATCCGCGCCGCACCTATGTGGAGTTCACGCTGGAGCCGGTAGCGGCGGGCACCCGGCTGACCGTGGTCGAGACCGGTTTCGCCCAGCTCGCGGAGGACGCCTACAAGGCGGCGTTCGAGGGCAACACCCGCGGGTGGCAGAACGAGCTCGGTGAGCTGGCCGACTACCTCGATGCGGCCTGA
- a CDS encoding SigB/SigF/SigG family RNA polymerase sigma factor produces MTAHTSSIRPAPSPSARRANRGHDPYDGIEPRLVELAALDPTDPHRPTLRDEIIGRCLPLADHIARRYAGRGIEFDDLQQTARMGVVHAVDRFDPAAGAPFVSFAVPTIMGEVRRYFRDQSWAVRVPRRLKELRARITSVTPLLMQELGHIPTARDIATALDAEAEEITQALIASNGYTADSLDTTPGTDNDSGDLPLSHADRLGAIDPCYGLLEDAAAVRPLLARLPRSDRRVLTLRYYDNRTQQEIATTIGCSQMQVSRILTRILTTLREQALDEPATVRAAADRRPRSRDHFAACSPSGPRPVRRSDNERTASPRGA; encoded by the coding sequence GTGACCGCACACACCAGCAGTATCCGACCGGCCCCGTCACCGTCCGCCCGCCGCGCCAACCGCGGCCACGACCCCTACGACGGAATCGAGCCCCGGCTCGTCGAACTCGCGGCCCTCGACCCGACCGACCCCCACCGCCCGACGCTGCGCGACGAGATCATCGGGCGTTGCCTGCCGCTGGCCGACCATATCGCTCGCCGGTACGCCGGCCGCGGCATCGAATTCGACGACCTGCAACAAACCGCGCGCATGGGCGTGGTGCACGCCGTCGACCGGTTCGATCCCGCGGCGGGCGCCCCATTCGTCTCCTTCGCCGTACCGACCATCATGGGAGAGGTACGCCGCTACTTCCGCGACCAGAGCTGGGCCGTCCGCGTCCCACGCCGGCTGAAGGAACTCCGCGCCAGGATCACCTCCGTCACCCCGCTCCTCATGCAGGAACTGGGCCACATCCCCACCGCTCGCGACATCGCCACCGCACTCGACGCCGAGGCCGAGGAGATCACCCAGGCACTGATCGCGTCCAACGGCTACACCGCCGACTCCCTCGACACCACCCCCGGCACCGACAACGACAGCGGCGACCTTCCGCTGTCGCATGCCGACCGGCTCGGCGCCATCGACCCTTGCTACGGCCTGCTCGAGGACGCCGCGGCGGTGCGGCCACTACTCGCCCGACTCCCCCGCAGCGACCGGCGAGTACTGACCCTGCGGTACTACGACAACAGAACCCAGCAGGAGATCGCCACGACGATCGGCTGCTCCCAGATGCAGGTCTCTCGCATACTCACCCGCATCCTGACCACGCTGCGGGAGCAGGCCCTCGACGAACCGGCCACCGTCCGCGCCGCGGCTGATCGGCGACCGAGATCTCGGGATCACTTCGCCGCCTGTTCACCTTCCGGACCGCGTCCGGTCCGTCGGTCCGACAACGAGCGCACTGCCTCGCCCCGCGGCGCTTGA
- a CDS encoding TetR/AcrR family transcriptional regulator C-terminal domain-containing protein: MAEPSSSRRKTGAGRRDSPVTRAVVLRAALAIVDRDGVDGLSMRRLAEAVGRDPMVIYRHVSNKAAVLDGVAEVVFAELSVDATAADWVAEVRRVAREFRRVALAHPRVVPLLVTRPLATPLGQRPRAVVRPLEDMLALLTHVGYSVVDALHIYRALFGFLYGHVLNELQEIVERPEETDDLLRLGLYRLPIGEFPLVRGLAPVLADYDGAVELERGLDILLAGLAATLPGPHPATSRSGEAVLPGPGDAPAAG; this comes from the coding sequence ATGGCTGAACCCTCGAGTAGTCGCAGGAAAACCGGGGCCGGTCGCCGGGACAGTCCGGTGACCCGGGCGGTTGTGCTGAGGGCGGCGCTCGCGATCGTCGACCGCGATGGGGTCGACGGGTTGTCGATGCGTCGCCTGGCCGAGGCGGTCGGTCGTGATCCGATGGTGATCTACCGACACGTGTCCAACAAGGCGGCGGTGCTCGATGGTGTCGCGGAGGTGGTGTTCGCCGAATTGTCGGTCGATGCCACGGCCGCCGACTGGGTTGCCGAAGTGCGGCGCGTGGCCCGGGAGTTCCGGCGCGTGGCGTTGGCGCATCCGCGAGTGGTGCCGCTGCTGGTGACCCGGCCGCTGGCGACGCCGCTGGGACAGCGGCCGCGCGCGGTCGTGCGGCCGCTGGAGGACATGCTCGCGCTGCTCACGCATGTCGGGTACTCGGTGGTCGACGCGTTGCACATCTATCGAGCGCTGTTCGGGTTCCTGTACGGGCATGTGCTCAACGAGTTGCAGGAGATCGTGGAACGTCCCGAGGAAACCGATGATCTGCTGCGGCTGGGGTTGTATCGGCTGCCGATCGGTGAGTTTCCGCTCGTCCGGGGCCTGGCGCCGGTGCTGGCGGACTACGACGGCGCCGTGGAGCTGGAACGCGGGCTCGACATCCTGCTGGCCGGCCTCGCGGCGACGTTGCCTGGACCGCATCCCGCTACCTCCCGGTCGGGTGAGGCCGTATTACCCGGTCCAGGCGATGCGCCCGCCGCCGGGTGA
- a CDS encoding TetR/AcrR family transcriptional regulator C-terminal domain-containing protein, whose translation MNETRAGPSDGQDRRNDVTADHGAHPLTRPVILAAALEIIDRDSIDRLSMRRLGNRLGHDPTALYRHAANKAALLDGVTEYVLDQLTVDTTDPDWRHQLRLVARDFRRLAVAHPHAVPLLVTHPLATPLGLRPLGTLRPLEHILDLLTQADFSGSDALHIYRALFGFLYGHILNELQEIVDRPEETTDLLRLGLHHLPIAEFPLLRGLASQLAAYDGVAELERGLDTLLSGLTATITQAAPRSSNPD comes from the coding sequence ATGAACGAGACCAGGGCCGGTCCGTCCGACGGACAGGATCGACGCAACGACGTCACCGCGGACCACGGTGCCCATCCACTGACCCGTCCGGTCATCCTGGCTGCCGCGCTCGAGATCATCGACCGCGACAGCATCGACCGGCTATCCATGCGACGCCTCGGCAACCGGCTCGGCCACGATCCGACAGCGCTCTACCGGCACGCCGCGAACAAGGCCGCGCTGCTCGACGGCGTCACCGAGTACGTGCTCGACCAACTGACCGTCGACACCACCGATCCCGACTGGCGCCACCAACTACGCCTCGTCGCCCGCGATTTCCGCCGACTCGCCGTGGCGCACCCGCACGCGGTGCCGCTGCTGGTCACCCACCCGCTGGCGACGCCGCTGGGACTGCGCCCCCTGGGCACCCTGCGTCCGCTGGAACATATTCTCGACCTGCTCACCCAGGCCGACTTCAGCGGCAGCGACGCCCTGCACATCTATCGAGCGCTGTTCGGATTCCTCTACGGGCACATCCTCAACGAGTTGCAGGAAATCGTCGACCGGCCGGAGGAAACCACCGACCTGCTACGCCTGGGCCTGCACCATCTACCGATAGCCGAATTCCCGCTGCTACGCGGCCTCGCCTCACAGCTGGCGGCCTACGACGGTGTGGCCGAACTGGAACGCGGCCTCGACACGCTGCTCTCCGGCCTCACCGCCACCATCACCCAGGCTGCACCACGCTCGTCGAATCCGGACTGA
- a CDS encoding fatty acid desaturase family protein: protein MAITEIGVYAHLRPVDIEALGDELDAIRRDIVAQRGARDAAYIRRTITCQRGLDVTSRLVIALSRGTVGWALGTAGLAVAKSIENMELGHNVGHGQWDWMNDPEIHSGTWEWDMAGLSSQWRYAHNFRHHVYTNVLGMDDDIGFGVMRVTRDQPWRPRLLLQPLQNFVLAALFEWGIALHDLYSERDRAATPAGKAAETKAFVRKIGRQLGKDYLLFPALSGRRWRRTLAANAAANVARNLWAYVVIFCGHFPDGAEKFEPAVVEEESKPEWYLRQMLGTANFDAGPLLAFLSGNLCYQIEHHLFPDLPSNRYAEMSHRVRALCAEYDLPYTTGPLLRQYLLTLRTITKLALPDRFLIATSDDAPETASEKKFRDRNECGDGRPGTAPGSTGRSGLRSALRALARQSGPLGRRRSQVRRVEPADLPVPSRALEVAGCV, encoded by the coding sequence ATGGCAATAACCGAAATCGGTGTCTACGCGCACCTCCGTCCCGTCGATATCGAAGCGCTCGGCGATGAACTCGACGCGATCCGGCGTGACATCGTCGCACAGCGGGGCGCACGGGACGCGGCGTACATTCGCCGCACAATCACTTGTCAGCGGGGCCTGGACGTCACCTCTCGATTGGTCATCGCCCTGAGCCGGGGCACAGTGGGCTGGGCGCTGGGGACGGCCGGACTGGCGGTGGCCAAGAGTATCGAGAACATGGAGCTCGGCCACAATGTCGGTCACGGTCAATGGGATTGGATGAACGATCCCGAAATTCATTCCGGCACTTGGGAATGGGATATGGCGGGGTTGTCGTCGCAATGGCGTTATGCCCACAATTTCCGCCACCACGTGTACACCAACGTCCTCGGTATGGACGACGATATCGGCTTCGGCGTGATGCGCGTGACCCGAGACCAGCCCTGGCGGCCTCGGCTACTGTTGCAGCCGCTCCAGAACTTCGTGCTGGCGGCCCTGTTCGAATGGGGGATCGCCCTGCACGACCTGTACTCCGAACGCGATCGTGCCGCCACCCCCGCGGGAAAGGCCGCGGAGACCAAGGCGTTCGTGCGAAAGATCGGCAGACAGCTCGGCAAGGACTATCTGCTGTTCCCGGCGCTGAGCGGGCGGCGGTGGCGCCGGACGCTGGCGGCGAACGCGGCGGCGAACGTGGCCCGCAACCTCTGGGCGTACGTGGTCATCTTCTGTGGCCACTTTCCCGACGGCGCGGAGAAATTCGAACCCGCCGTGGTCGAGGAGGAATCGAAGCCGGAGTGGTATTTGCGGCAGATGCTTGGCACCGCCAACTTCGACGCCGGGCCGTTGCTGGCGTTCCTGAGCGGAAATCTGTGCTACCAGATCGAACACCATCTCTTCCCGGACCTGCCCAGCAACCGCTACGCCGAAATGAGTCACCGGGTGCGAGCGCTGTGCGCTGAATACGACCTCCCGTACACGACCGGCCCGCTGCTGCGCCAATATCTGCTCACTCTGCGCACCATCACGAAACTGGCCCTACCGGACCGCTTCCTCATCGCGACCAGTGACGATGCGCCCGAGACGGCCTCGGAGAAGAAATTCCGAGACCGCAACGAATGCGGTGACGGCCGCCCCGGAACCGCCCCCGGCTCGACGGGCCGCAGTGGCCTGCGCTCGGCGCTGCGCGCATTGGCGAGGCAATCGGGGCCGCTCGGACGGAGAAGATCGCAGGTGCGCAGAGTCGAACCAGCGGATCTCCCCGTGCCGAGTCGAGCCCTCGAGGTGGCCGGTTGCGTATGA
- a CDS encoding DUF5994 family protein — protein sequence MTSQSNAFEVCRREWATRRVRLEFDVADTMADGVWWPYSRDLAAELAGLFAALRPGFGPIRRVIYHLDEWSTAPGELVCRGRRVRLDGYRLRQTRTLVIVGIDATLTLRLLAPAAATTGAGRRQDSEDRAAPDIEAWLGARRRITPRRRR from the coding sequence ATGACATCACAATCGAACGCGTTCGAGGTTTGCCGACGGGAGTGGGCGACCCGCCGGGTGCGGCTGGAGTTCGATGTCGCGGACACAATGGCCGACGGTGTGTGGTGGCCGTACAGCCGCGACCTCGCCGCGGAACTCGCGGGTCTGTTCGCGGCGCTGCGGCCGGGCTTCGGGCCGATCCGGCGCGTGATCTACCACCTCGACGAATGGTCCACCGCCCCAGGCGAACTGGTATGCCGCGGACGGCGTGTCCGGCTCGACGGTTACCGGCTCCGGCAAACGCGCACCCTCGTCATCGTCGGGATCGACGCGACACTGACCCTTCGGCTCCTCGCTCCGGCCGCGGCCACGACGGGCGCGGGCAGGCGCCAGGATTCCGAAGACCGCGCGGCGCCCGATATCGAGGCATGGCTCGGAGCCCGGCGGCGGATTACGCCACGGCGCCGCCGATGA
- the purN gene encoding phosphoribosylglycinamide formyltransferase, with product MPKLRVGVLVSHNGSNLRALHRAAAEPAARFEVVAVISNNSGSPGLAYAREHRIATRHLSGKTHPGPDQLDEAIRAMFVEHSVELVVTAGYMKKLGPRTRKQFAPNILNIHPALLPRFGGPGMYANHVHQAVLDSGDTVSGPSVHIVDDEYDTGAVIAQLEVPVLAADTVDTLAARVLTAEHTLLPLVVQQIATGHHLYLDSRP from the coding sequence ATGCCCAAGCTCCGCGTCGGTGTCCTCGTCTCGCACAACGGCTCCAACCTTCGAGCTCTGCACCGTGCCGCGGCCGAACCCGCGGCGCGGTTCGAGGTAGTGGCCGTGATCAGCAACAACAGTGGCTCGCCTGGATTGGCGTATGCGCGGGAGCACCGGATCGCGACCCGGCATCTCTCCGGCAAGACCCACCCCGGTCCCGATCAACTCGACGAAGCAATTCGTGCGATGTTCGTCGAGCATTCGGTCGAGTTGGTCGTCACGGCCGGCTATATGAAGAAGCTCGGCCCGCGAACTCGAAAGCAGTTCGCGCCCAACATTCTCAACATCCACCCCGCGCTCTTGCCGCGCTTCGGCGGGCCCGGGATGTATGCAAACCACGTTCACCAAGCAGTTCTGGACTCCGGCGACACCGTCAGCGGCCCGTCGGTCCACATCGTCGACGACGAATACGACACCGGCGCGGTGATCGCCCAGCTCGAGGTTCCGGTGCTCGCCGCCGACACCGTCGACACACTCGCCGCGCGTGTGCTCACCGCGGAGCACACTCTCCTGCCGCTGGTCGTTCAGCAGATCGCCACCGGCCACCATCTCTACCTCGATAGTCGACCCTGA